The Myxococcales bacterium genome has a segment encoding these proteins:
- a CDS encoding carotenoid 1,2-hydratase, translating into MRRFLLMLALPLLAVAALALAANVQIWPQLPGVPNYSIGLPEAMYGQHPMDRESYGEGWFWLGAYNDGSYSFTNFMISNLGPGDNKGTMDVTVWEPSGKTYLQRAAFTSGPMKAAVGTMDVQVNNNRVWGKYPNFNLKLAEKDIAMDLQYQAILPSFTINSGRVVYGKVDDYYSVYVTTPRAKVTGTIKTPGGSRQVTGYGYTDHGVVTMMPYEYSNRWFTLRSFHEKYTLDILEFTVPQKFGGQTVPMIIFGENNQIVYGGTQYKLTPSNWQTEPKFGKKYPGDYDFVIDRPGKIKVEGHYAVKKVMHVIDILSQLNFVERQIAGLFAKSYVLRFFVEVKANVTYPDGRQEAFTAPGVAEVLYIQ; encoded by the coding sequence ATGCGTCGTTTCCTGTTGATGCTCGCCCTGCCCCTGCTCGCCGTCGCCGCCCTGGCCCTGGCCGCCAACGTGCAAATCTGGCCGCAACTGCCCGGGGTGCCCAACTATTCCATCGGCCTGCCCGAGGCGATGTACGGCCAACACCCGATGGATCGCGAAAGCTACGGCGAAGGCTGGTTCTGGCTGGGCGCCTATAACGACGGTTCGTACAGCTTCACCAATTTCATGATCTCGAACCTGGGACCGGGCGATAACAAAGGGACCATGGACGTCACCGTGTGGGAACCGAGCGGCAAGACCTATCTGCAACGGGCCGCCTTCACCTCCGGCCCGATGAAAGCCGCGGTCGGCACGATGGACGTGCAGGTCAACAACAATCGCGTCTGGGGCAAGTATCCCAACTTCAACCTCAAGCTGGCCGAAAAAGACATCGCCATGGACCTCCAGTACCAGGCGATTCTGCCGAGTTTCACCATCAACAGCGGGCGGGTCGTCTACGGCAAGGTCGACGATTACTACTCGGTCTACGTCACCACGCCGCGCGCGAAGGTCACCGGCACCATCAAAACGCCCGGCGGCTCGCGCCAGGTGACCGGCTACGGCTACACCGACCACGGCGTCGTGACGATGATGCCGTACGAGTACTCGAACCGCTGGTTCACCCTGCGCAGCTTCCACGAAAAATACACGCTGGACATCCTCGAATTCACCGTGCCGCAGAAATTCGGCGGCCAGACCGTGCCGATGATCATCTTCGGCGAAAACAACCAGATCGTTTACGGCGGCACCCAATACAAATTGACGCCGAGCAACTGGCAGACCGAACCCAAGTTCGGCAAGAAATATCCGGGCGATTACGATTTCGTCATCGACCGCCCGGGCAAGATCAAGGTCGAAGGCCATTACGCCGTCAAGAAAGTCATGCACGTGATCGACATTCTCAGCCAGTTGAACTTCGTCGAACGGCAGATCGCCGGCCTGTTCGCCAAGTCCTACGTCCTGCGGTTTTTCGTCGAAGTGAAAGCGAACGTGACCTATCCCGACGGGCGGCAGGAAGCGTTCACCGCTCCGGGCGTCGCCGAAGTGCTCTACATTCAGTAA
- the serC gene encoding 3-phosphoserine/phosphohydroxythreonine transaminase translates to MKRVHNYYAGPAALPLEALEYANKEFLDFEGTGMSVLEISHRSKEYDKVHNEANALVKELLSLPDNYHVLWLQGGASTQFAMVPMNLLGGDKTADYLLTGSWSKKALKEAKIVGKARAASSSEEKNFSFIPKTYDLDPKAEYVHLTSNNTIFGTQYFNFPATGNVPLVADMSSDFMWRPFDVKPFGLIYAGAQKNLGPAGVTLVIIRDDLLAKCNPNLPTMFKYETHVKENSLYNTCPCFSIYIVRNVLRWLKGLGGLAEMEKRNRAKGELIYGVIDGSNGYYKNPNAAEDRSLMNVVFRLPSEELEAKFVAEGKSNGFIGLKGHRSVGGIRVSMYNATSVESIQELTKFMKDFQLKNG, encoded by the coding sequence ATGAAACGGGTACACAATTACTACGCGGGTCCGGCGGCGCTGCCCTTGGAAGCCCTGGAATACGCCAACAAGGAATTCCTCGATTTCGAAGGCACCGGAATGTCGGTGCTCGAAATCTCCCATCGCTCCAAGGAATACGACAAGGTACACAACGAAGCCAACGCGCTGGTCAAGGAATTGCTGAGCCTGCCCGATAACTACCACGTGCTGTGGCTGCAGGGCGGCGCCAGCACGCAATTCGCCATGGTGCCGATGAACCTGTTGGGCGGCGACAAGACCGCCGACTACCTGCTCACCGGCTCCTGGTCGAAAAAGGCCTTGAAAGAAGCCAAGATCGTCGGTAAGGCACGCGCGGCGTCTTCCTCCGAGGAGAAGAACTTCTCGTTCATCCCGAAAACCTACGACCTCGATCCGAAAGCCGAATACGTCCACCTGACCAGCAACAACACCATTTTCGGCACCCAATATTTCAATTTCCCCGCCACCGGCAACGTGCCGCTGGTGGCCGACATGTCGTCCGACTTCATGTGGCGGCCCTTCGACGTCAAGCCGTTTGGCTTGATCTACGCCGGCGCGCAGAAAAACCTCGGCCCGGCGGGCGTGACCCTGGTCATCATTCGCGACGACCTGCTGGCCAAGTGCAATCCGAACCTGCCGACCATGTTCAAGTACGAAACGCACGTCAAGGAAAACTCGCTGTACAACACCTGCCCGTGCTTCTCGATCTACATCGTCCGCAACGTGTTGCGCTGGCTCAAGGGCCTGGGCGGCCTGGCCGAAATGGAAAAGCGCAACCGCGCCAAGGGCGAGCTGATCTACGGCGTGATCGACGGCTCGAACGGCTATTACAAGAACCCGAACGCCGCCGAAGACCGCAGCCTGATGAACGTCGTGTTCCGCCTGCCGAGCGAAGAACTCGAGGCGAAATTCGTCGCCGAAGGCAAGAGCAACGGTTTCATCGGCCTCAAGGGCCATCGCTCCGTCGGCGGCATCCGCGTCTCGATGTACAACGCCACCTCGGTCGAGTCGATCCAGGAGCTGACCAAGTTCATGAAAGACTTCCAGCTAAAGAACGGCTGA
- a CDS encoding PHP domain-containing protein translates to MIDLHVHTHASADAQHSPRELFAMAREIGVTTLSFADHNTLAALPAGRELAGETGIEFIPAVELNTELDGRELHLLGYGIADESPAVREWFGEIERLFLRQAERRVRRLTELGLRLTLAAVQTYAAGRLPTGSSFLDALNADPANHRHPLLAPYREGPKAADPYVNFYFDVLAKGGPADVGGESLPFRAAVARLRELRAVPVLAHPRDLPATEFATAVAAGLRGVEAICSYHDPVTARRWLEAAAHFRLLPTAGSDFHGARTKAAVKLGDLPGADETIVVRLRAAIADANA, encoded by the coding sequence ATGATCGATCTGCACGTCCACACCCATGCCAGCGCGGACGCCCAGCATTCGCCGCGCGAGTTGTTCGCGATGGCGCGGGAGATCGGCGTCACGACCCTCTCGTTCGCCGACCACAACACGCTGGCCGCTTTGCCCGCGGGCCGGGAGCTGGCCGGCGAGACCGGCATCGAATTCATCCCCGCCGTCGAACTGAATACCGAACTGGACGGCCGCGAACTGCACCTGCTGGGTTACGGCATCGCCGACGAGTCGCCGGCGGTGCGCGAGTGGTTCGGCGAAATCGAACGGCTTTTTCTGCGCCAGGCCGAACGCCGGGTGCGGCGGCTGACCGAACTGGGCCTGCGCCTGACGCTGGCCGCCGTGCAAACCTACGCCGCCGGCCGGCTGCCCACCGGCTCGAGTTTTCTCGATGCCCTGAACGCCGATCCCGCCAATCACCGGCACCCGTTGCTGGCGCCATACCGCGAGGGCCCCAAGGCCGCCGATCCGTATGTCAATTTCTACTTCGACGTGCTCGCCAAAGGCGGACCCGCCGACGTCGGCGGCGAGTCGCTGCCGTTTCGCGCCGCCGTGGCGCGGCTGCGCGAACTGCGGGCGGTGCCGGTGCTGGCCCATCCGCGCGATCTGCCGGCCACTGAATTCGCAACGGCGGTCGCGGCCGGTCTGCGGGGCGTCGAAGCCATCTGCTCGTATCACGATCCGGTGACCGCCCGCCGCTGGCTGGAAGCCGCCGCGCACTTCCGGCTGTTGCCCACGGCCGGTAGCGATTTTCACGGCGCGCGGACCAAGGCCGCGGTCAAGCTCGGCGATCTGCCCGGGGCCGACGAAACGATCGTCGTCCGGCTGCGCGCGGCCATCGCCGACGCAAACGCCTGA
- a CDS encoding 4Fe-4S binding protein yields the protein MTVRRFLQLSFLSLFLVLIALTTFPLRVQLPVELFLRMDPLLLITASLAARTAVAGLGAALVILLATALLGRFFCGWVCPLGTTIELTDDLLYRRRKRRWPNEARIARGLKYVHLIVILTAAAAGYGLAFVLDPIALFTRTATYLLHPAAVFLSNTGLDTLRPLAEKADWVALYYARLPQPLLSSGSLVAAVLFVTILLLNRLQRRFWCRSLCPLGALLGLTARLSPFQRVVGAACDHDGRCRRGCETGAIAPGETEYDPAECIACQRCVSDCHLKVTAFRFRDPRPRAAMPLDLGRRRFLTGVLGGGFGALLFHVSPTRRLMADRLLRPPGALPEDLFRKRCIRCGQCVKACPTNTLQPDWFEAGLEGLWSPVHRMRLGPCDQGCNVCGQVCPTGAIRALPLEEKRYAKIGTAIIDRERCLVWADEKFCLVCDEACPYNAIYFVQDAEKKRRPHVDRTRCNGCGQCETACPVLAAGAIVVRPDNQIRLETGGYRETAGRLGFRFEKGSAEDEFKETDAAPEGG from the coding sequence ATGACCGTGCGGCGCTTCCTGCAACTGTCCTTTCTGTCCCTGTTTCTGGTGCTGATCGCGCTGACCACCTTTCCGCTGCGGGTCCAATTGCCGGTCGAGCTGTTTCTGCGGATGGACCCGCTGCTGCTGATCACCGCCTCCCTGGCGGCGCGCACGGCGGTGGCCGGGCTCGGCGCCGCGCTGGTCATTTTGCTCGCGACCGCGCTGCTGGGCCGGTTTTTCTGCGGTTGGGTCTGCCCGCTGGGCACGACGATCGAACTGACCGACGACCTGCTGTACCGGCGCCGCAAGCGCCGCTGGCCGAACGAAGCGCGGATCGCGCGCGGCCTCAAGTATGTTCACCTGATCGTCATCCTGACGGCCGCGGCCGCCGGCTACGGCCTCGCCTTCGTGTTGGACCCCATCGCCCTGTTCACGCGGACGGCCACCTATTTGCTGCACCCGGCGGCGGTGTTTTTAAGCAACACCGGCCTGGACACGTTGCGGCCGCTGGCCGAAAAAGCCGATTGGGTCGCGCTGTATTACGCGCGTCTGCCGCAGCCGCTGTTGTCGTCGGGTTCGCTGGTCGCGGCGGTTCTGTTCGTGACCATTCTGCTGCTCAACCGCCTCCAACGGCGTTTCTGGTGCCGCAGCCTCTGCCCGCTGGGCGCGCTGCTCGGCCTGACGGCGCGGCTGTCGCCTTTCCAGCGCGTCGTCGGCGCGGCGTGCGATCACGACGGCCGCTGCCGGCGCGGTTGCGAAACGGGGGCCATCGCGCCGGGCGAAACCGAGTACGATCCGGCCGAGTGCATCGCCTGCCAGCGGTGCGTCTCCGACTGCCACCTGAAGGTCACCGCGTTCCGCTTTCGCGATCCACGGCCACGGGCGGCGATGCCGCTCGACCTGGGCCGCCGGCGTTTTTTGACCGGCGTGTTGGGTGGCGGCTTTGGGGCGCTGCTGTTTCACGTCAGCCCGACGCGCCGCCTGATGGCCGACCGGCTGCTCCGGCCGCCCGGCGCGTTGCCCGAGGATCTCTTCCGCAAGCGCTGCATCCGCTGCGGCCAATGCGTCAAGGCTTGTCCGACCAACACGCTGCAACCCGACTGGTTCGAGGCGGGCCTGGAAGGGCTGTGGTCGCCGGTGCACCGCATGCGCCTGGGGCCGTGCGACCAGGGTTGCAACGTCTGCGGCCAGGTCTGTCCGACCGGCGCGATCCGCGCGTTGCCGCTCGAGGAAAAACGCTACGCGAAGATCGGCACGGCGATCATCGACCGCGAGCGCTGCCTGGTCTGGGCGGATGAAAAGTTCTGCCTGGTCTGCGACGAGGCCTGTCCGTACAACGCGATCTACTTCGTGCAGGACGCCGAAAAGAAGCGACGACCCCACGTCGATCGCACCCGCTGCAACGGCTGCGGCCAGTGCGAAACCGCCTGCCCGGTATTGGCCGCCGGCGCGATCGTCGTGCGGCCCGACAATCAAATCCGCCTGGAAACCGGCGGCTACCGGGAAACCGCCGGCCGCCTGGGATTCCGCTTCGAAAAAGGTTCCGCCGAGGACGAGTTCAAGGAAACGGACGCCGCCCCCGAAGGCGGCTGA
- a CDS encoding CarD family transcriptional regulator encodes MYKIGDIAVYPSHGVGVIEGIEQKEIGNQVYTFYMLRILENDYTIMVPTHNADKVGLRPPIGKKEIREIWQILKDTSVTIDNQTWNRRQREYNDRIKTGCVKQLAGVLRDLYVLARVKELSDGERKMLKIARSLLVGELSAATAKTPDAIVNQIEALYQS; translated from the coding sequence ATGTACAAAATCGGGGATATCGCAGTCTATCCATCCCATGGAGTGGGTGTCATCGAAGGAATTGAGCAGAAAGAAATCGGCAACCAGGTTTATACCTTCTACATGCTGCGAATTCTGGAAAACGACTACACCATCATGGTGCCGACGCACAACGCCGACAAGGTCGGCCTGCGTCCGCCCATCGGGAAAAAAGAAATCCGCGAGATCTGGCAAATTCTGAAAGACACCAGCGTGACCATCGACAACCAGACCTGGAACCGCCGCCAGCGCGAATACAACGACCGCATCAAGACCGGTTGCGTCAAGCAGTTGGCCGGCGTGCTGCGCGATCTTTACGTCCTGGCCCGCGTGAAGGAATTGTCGGACGGCGAACGCAAAATGCTGAAAATCGCTCGCTCGCTGCTCGTCGGCGAGCTGTCGGCGGCCACCGCCAAAACCCCCGACGCGATCGTCAATCAGATCGAGGCGCTCTACCAAAGTTGA
- a CDS encoding competence/damage-inducible protein A: MGRIEILVVGHEILTGRTLEANANWLAKRIVALGGAVARITILDDDPEAIAALVLEAKERGTRLLLTTGGLGPTFDDRTLAGIAQAIGVPLRIDPEARQFIEDKYHALFRDGLVETDGLTPEREKMANLPAGGTWLDNPVGTAPGMAVRFGEMEIYSMPGVPREIHAMFDLALSVKLAEMFGRAGFAEVTMPTDATDESILTRLAAEMCAKYIGLHVKTNPTYFGDDEGLRVTFSANAVTNEAARTLVEQAMADFKKQLAAQADAGK; the protein is encoded by the coding sequence ATGGGGCGCATCGAAATTTTGGTCGTCGGACACGAAATCCTGACCGGCCGAACCCTGGAAGCCAACGCCAACTGGCTGGCCAAACGGATCGTCGCGCTCGGCGGCGCGGTGGCCCGGATCACCATCCTCGACGACGACCCGGAAGCCATCGCCGCGCTGGTTCTGGAGGCGAAGGAACGCGGGACGCGCCTGTTGCTCACCACGGGCGGCCTCGGTCCCACCTTCGACGACCGGACGCTCGCCGGCATCGCGCAGGCGATCGGCGTGCCGCTGCGGATCGACCCGGAAGCGCGCCAGTTCATTGAAGACAAATACCACGCGCTGTTCCGCGACGGCCTGGTGGAAACCGACGGTCTGACCCCGGAACGCGAAAAAATGGCCAACCTGCCGGCCGGCGGCACCTGGCTGGACAACCCGGTCGGCACCGCGCCGGGCATGGCGGTCCGGTTCGGCGAAATGGAAATCTACTCGATGCCGGGGGTGCCGCGCGAGATTCATGCGATGTTCGATCTGGCGCTGTCGGTCAAGCTGGCCGAAATGTTCGGGCGGGCCGGCTTCGCCGAGGTCACCATGCCGACCGACGCCACCGACGAATCGATCCTAACCCGCCTGGCCGCGGAAATGTGCGCCAAGTACATCGGGCTGCACGTCAAGACCAACCCGACCTACTTCGGCGACGACGAGGGATTGCGGGTGACGTTCTCGGCCAACGCCGTCACCAACGAAGCGGCGCGGACCCTGGTGGAGCAGGCGATGGCCGATTTCAAAAAACAGCTCGCCGCCCAGGCCGACGCGGGAAAATAG
- a CDS encoding M23 family metallopeptidase — protein MPVKKIMSGPWLWLAITFLLWPLFAAGVATAGEAGTYLWPLKGVAKKITSVLGDPRFDHPHAGIDLSLFGRIGMAPAVAIDDGVLIRLRDSKYGYGKAVYLRLPDGKVAVYAHLDRFSPRLQNLARELRRQTGLERLDYYYDEWEPAVAVRRGEVIGFGGNSGTKTPHLHFELRENEFISLNPLRNGFPVPDDLAPDIHAIQFTPTAPGATVNGQPAPLLIDWPADETAPAPIFVQGPVGIAVAASDRFAAKGDAVYPYRLELRVDGQAFFELRFDRWSWFDRPLQAVMYDRDPADKRSLLRLYNPYPVELPFFTGKNDSLLDRLPAGAHRLELTVADAAGHETRATFQLMVNEAAVRRPWQSLFDQALFFNGREQPSGDRRFALVGHAESFFAPFAPSIVPVSAATDGALACYAVTPPDLPARQEFGVRFAVAPNAPDREKLGVVLAGRRPVFLGARYDAATDTVSGESTEFGTFCLIRDHRPPRIEAVRERPGKRFLSFRVTDEQTGIATDGVQVWIEDRRATVDFSPRSGRAEASVWWKIRGERTATIVAVDRLGNVARETLAVRFP, from the coding sequence ATGCCGGTGAAAAAAATCATGTCCGGTCCATGGCTTTGGCTGGCGATCACTTTCTTGCTCTGGCCGCTGTTTGCGGCCGGGGTGGCGACCGCGGGCGAGGCCGGAACCTATCTCTGGCCCTTGAAAGGGGTAGCGAAAAAAATCACCAGCGTGCTCGGAGATCCGCGCTTCGATCATCCGCACGCCGGCATCGATCTGTCCCTGTTCGGCCGCATCGGCATGGCGCCGGCCGTCGCCATCGACGACGGCGTCCTGATTCGCCTGCGCGACTCGAAATACGGCTATGGGAAAGCGGTCTATCTCCGGTTGCCCGACGGTAAAGTCGCCGTTTACGCCCACCTCGACCGCTTCAGCCCGCGCCTGCAGAATCTGGCCCGCGAGCTTCGCCGTCAAACGGGTCTGGAGCGATTGGATTACTACTATGATGAATGGGAACCGGCCGTCGCCGTGCGCCGCGGCGAGGTGATCGGCTTCGGCGGCAATAGCGGCACGAAGACGCCTCATCTGCATTTCGAGCTGCGTGAAAACGAATTCATCAGTCTCAATCCGCTACGGAACGGTTTCCCGGTGCCGGACGATCTCGCGCCGGATATCCACGCGATCCAATTTACGCCGACCGCGCCCGGGGCGACGGTCAACGGGCAACCCGCGCCGCTGCTGATCGATTGGCCGGCCGACGAAACCGCGCCGGCGCCGATTTTCGTGCAAGGCCCGGTCGGCATTGCGGTGGCCGCGAGCGACCGCTTTGCGGCCAAGGGTGACGCGGTCTATCCGTATCGCCTGGAACTACGCGTCGACGGGCAGGCGTTTTTCGAACTGCGCTTCGACCGCTGGAGCTGGTTCGATCGGCCGTTGCAGGCGGTGATGTACGATCGCGACCCCGCGGACAAGCGGTCGTTGCTGCGCCTCTACAATCCGTATCCGGTCGAACTGCCGTTTTTTACCGGCAAGAACGACAGCCTGCTGGACCGGCTGCCGGCCGGGGCGCATCGCCTGGAGTTGACGGTCGCCGACGCCGCCGGCCATGAAACCCGGGCGACTTTTCAACTGATGGTGAACGAAGCCGCCGTTCGGCGTCCCTGGCAATCACTGTTCGACCAGGCGTTGTTTTTCAATGGTCGCGAACAGCCGAGCGGCGATCGGCGCTTCGCCTTGGTCGGTCACGCGGAAAGCTTTTTCGCGCCGTTCGCGCCGTCGATCGTTCCGGTTTCCGCGGCCACGGACGGTGCGCTGGCCTGCTACGCGGTGACGCCGCCGGACCTGCCGGCGCGGCAGGAATTCGGCGTACGTTTTGCCGTCGCCCCGAACGCGCCGGATCGGGAAAAACTCGGGGTGGTTCTGGCGGGACGGCGGCCGGTCTTTCTCGGCGCCCGCTACGACGCGGCGACCGACACGGTTTCCGGCGAGTCCACCGAGTTCGGCACGTTTTGTCTGATCCGCGACCACCGGCCGCCGCGGATCGAAGCCGTGCGGGAGCGTCCCGGCAAACGGTTCCTGTCCTTTCGCGTCACCGACGAACAGACGGGCATCGCGACCGACGGGGTGCAAGTCTGGATCGAAGATCGCCGGGCGACGGTCGATTTTTCACCGCGTTCCGGGCGAGCCGAGGCGAGCGTCTGGTGGAAAATTCGCGGCGAGCGAACGGCGACGATCGTCGCCGTCGACCGGTTGGGCAACGTCGCGCGGGAAACGCTGGCCGTTCGTTTCCCTTGA
- a CDS encoding DUF362 domain-containing protein — translation MKITRREMLQGMIAAAAAAQVPLVAQAAPPVIGFKGEPSAVVRQLIEKLGGMSKFVSKGDKVVIKPNMGFASVPSHGATTDPIVVRTLAELALAAGAKSIQVLDNPVHPIIACEARTTFRKELGTLHDVTVQWVNDDKFFAPVAIPRGRQLKKAAVLRPVLDCDCLINVPTAKSHGGALVSFSMKNWMGVVKNRREWHGDFDLHQAIADFSTFIKPKLIILDATRVLASGGPGGPGEVKVLQTVYGGFDPVAIDSVAVTLSDWNGKKLKPLDVPHIRFAVEMGVGQLYQAAVETPLVYA, via the coding sequence ATGAAAATTACCCGCCGGGAAATGTTGCAAGGGATGATCGCCGCCGCGGCGGCCGCGCAAGTGCCGCTGGTCGCGCAGGCCGCGCCGCCGGTGATCGGTTTCAAGGGCGAGCCGAGCGCGGTCGTGCGCCAGCTCATCGAGAAACTGGGCGGGATGAGCAAATTCGTTTCCAAGGGCGACAAGGTGGTGATCAAGCCCAACATGGGTTTCGCCTCGGTGCCCAGCCACGGCGCGACCACCGATCCGATCGTCGTGCGAACCCTCGCCGAACTGGCCCTCGCGGCCGGCGCCAAGTCGATCCAGGTTCTCGACAATCCCGTGCACCCGATCATCGCCTGCGAGGCGCGCACCACGTTCCGCAAGGAACTGGGGACGCTGCACGACGTGACGGTGCAGTGGGTCAACGACGACAAGTTTTTCGCGCCGGTGGCGATTCCGCGCGGCCGCCAGTTGAAAAAGGCGGCGGTGCTGCGGCCGGTGCTCGATTGCGACTGCCTGATCAACGTGCCGACCGCGAAGAGCCACGGCGGCGCGCTGGTTTCGTTCAGCATGAAAAACTGGATGGGCGTGGTAAAAAATCGCCGCGAATGGCACGGCGATTTCGACCTGCACCAGGCGATCGCCGACTTTTCCACCTTCATCAAACCCAAGCTGATCATCCTGGACGCGACGCGCGTCCTAGCGAGCGGCGGCCCGGGCGGGCCGGGCGAGGTGAAGGTGTTGCAGACGGTCTACGGCGGGTTCGACCCGGTGGCCATCGACAGCGTTGCGGTCACCCTCTCGGACTGGAACGGTAAAAAGCTCAAACCGCTCGACGTGCCGCACATCCGCTTCGCGGTGGAGATGGGCGTCGGCCAGCTTTACCAGGCCGCCGTGGAGACGCCCCTGGTGTACGCATGA